Proteins from a single region of bacterium:
- the purF gene encoding amidophosphoribosyltransferase — protein sequence MCGIVGVHNHSEASNIAYLSLYAQQHRGQESAGIVSSRKGVFLQHKAMGHVADCFSRAVIAELAGSSAIGHVRYSTAGGSHIENAQPFVVNTAEGNLAIAHNGNLTNALALRKELEQQGSIFQSTMDSEVIMHLIAREREGSLVERISRALRRVEGAYSLVFLADDAMIAARDPWGFRPLVLGQLGESYIAASETCALDLIDATYLREIEPGEIVLFENGGMRSYKGALNGEGKKKQHCIFEYIYFARPDSHVFDRDVYPIRKGFGVQLAKEHPVEADMVVPVPDSGVPAAIGYSQESGIPFEMGLIRNHYVGRTFIEPKSEIRHFGVRIKLNPVREIIKDKRVIVIDDSIVRGTTSMKIVKMIRRAGAKEVHVRISSPPTAWPCFYGIDTPTRKELIAASQTIEEIREFITADSLGYLSHDGLYWFDKKGRREWFCDACFTGKYPVALTDNPEIEKAAREFINRKIIQ from the coding sequence ATGTGCGGAATAGTCGGAGTGCACAATCATAGCGAGGCGTCGAACATCGCCTATCTCTCGCTCTACGCGCAGCAGCATCGCGGTCAGGAGAGCGCAGGCATAGTCTCGAGCCGGAAGGGCGTATTCCTCCAGCACAAAGCGATGGGGCACGTCGCCGACTGCTTCAGCCGCGCCGTCATAGCCGAGCTCGCCGGATCCTCGGCCATAGGCCACGTGCGCTATTCCACTGCCGGCGGCTCGCACATCGAGAACGCGCAGCCCTTTGTCGTGAACACGGCCGAGGGGAACCTCGCGATCGCGCACAACGGCAATCTCACCAACGCCCTCGCCCTCCGAAAAGAGCTCGAGCAGCAGGGTTCCATCTTCCAGTCGACGATGGACAGCGAGGTGATCATGCACCTCATCGCCCGCGAGCGCGAGGGTTCGCTCGTCGAGCGGATCTCGCGAGCCCTGCGCAGGGTCGAGGGCGCGTACTCCCTGGTCTTCCTCGCGGACGACGCCATGATCGCGGCGCGCGACCCCTGGGGCTTCAGGCCCCTGGTCCTGGGCCAGCTGGGCGAGTCGTACATCGCGGCCTCCGAGACCTGCGCGCTGGACCTCATCGACGCGACCTATCTCCGCGAGATAGAGCCGGGCGAGATCGTCCTCTTCGAGAACGGCGGCATGCGTTCCTACAAGGGCGCACTCAACGGAGAGGGGAAGAAGAAGCAGCACTGCATATTCGAATACATCTACTTCGCGAGGCCGGACAGCCACGTATTCGACCGCGACGTGTACCCGATCCGCAAGGGCTTTGGTGTGCAGCTTGCGAAGGAGCACCCGGTGGAGGCGGATATGGTGGTCCCGGTGCCCGACTCCGGCGTGCCAGCGGCCATCGGATACTCCCAGGAATCCGGCATCCCGTTCGAGATGGGGCTGATACGCAACCACTACGTGGGCCGCACCTTCATCGAGCCCAAGAGCGAGATCCGCCACTTCGGCGTGCGCATCAAACTCAATCCCGTGCGCGAGATCATCAAGGACAAACGTGTGATCGTGATCGACGACTCGATAGTGCGCGGGACCACGAGCATGAAGATCGTGAAGATGATACGCAGGGCAGGGGCGAAAGAGGTGCACGTTCGCATCTCCAGCCCCCCGACCGCGTGGCCCTGTTTCTACGGCATCGACACCCCCACCCGCAAGGAGCTGATCGCCGCGAGCCAGACGATCGAGGAGATACGCGAGTTCATCACCGCGGACTCGCTGGGCTATCTTTCGCACGACGGGCTCTACTGGTTCGACAAGAAGGGGAGACGCGAGTGGTTCTGCGACGCCTGTTTCACCGGCAAATATCCGGTGGCGCTCACCGACAACCCGGAGATAGAGAAGGCGGCCCGGGAGTTCATAAACCGCAAAATAATCCAATAA
- a CDS encoding AIR synthase-related protein, whose protein sequence is VLLGWHEPDLGGSEYLKAMHNKVAGRPPQLDFAREKSVQNAVRTLIKRGLAKSAHDLSEGGIAAALAECSISGKRGMLGAAVDLDSKARPDVLLFGESAATIIVSCSPKDLDAVISISKELGAPAKRIGRVGGRMLEIKGLLSVEVQQLHRKWSTALENLVGMK, encoded by the coding sequence TCGTGCTGCTCGGCTGGCACGAGCCGGACCTGGGCGGCAGCGAGTATCTCAAGGCCATGCACAACAAGGTCGCGGGCAGGCCGCCGCAGCTGGATTTTGCGAGGGAGAAGTCGGTGCAGAACGCGGTTCGCACGCTGATCAAACGCGGCCTTGCGAAATCCGCGCACGACCTGTCGGAGGGCGGCATCGCGGCTGCGCTGGCCGAGTGCTCCATCTCCGGCAAGAGGGGGATGCTGGGTGCTGCGGTCGATCTGGATTCAAAGGCGCGGCCCGACGTCCTGCTATTCGGCGAGAGCGCCGCGACCATCATAGTCTCGTGCAGCCCGAAAGACCTCGACGCGGTCATCTCGATATCAAAGGAGTTGGGCGCGCCTGCCAAGAGGATCGGCAGGGTCGGCGGAAGGATGCTCGAGATCAAGGGCCTCCTCTCAGTGGAGGTCCAGCAGCTCCATAGGAAGTGGTCCACGGCCCTCGAGAATCTCGTCGGCATGAAGTGA